A segment of the Candidatus Kapaibacterium sp. genome:
CCTTAACAAACTCCCTTGCCCAGGAATAGAAATTTGACTGCGTAAAAGGAGAACGCTCAGAAATCCAAAATTGATGATAAATCTGAGAATATGATTCCGGCGTTGGAGTTCCGGAAAGTAACATTAGCGGCTTTTTGCCTACAATCTTTTTTAGATTCTTTGCTCGCTGGCTTGGTTTTGGATAAGCTCCAATCATCGAAGCTTCATCAACGATGATGAAATCATACTGTTCCGGATTTGATAAGTTTCCGAGTTGTTCATAATTCGTAGCTGTCAGTTTGAATTGAAACCCTTCAACTTGATAATCTTCTTGAACTGATGAAATAGCTTTCTTTTTTGTTACAAACAGTACATTCTTAGCTCCATATAGCTCGGCCGTTTTTAGAGAAACTCGTGATTTGCCGACTCGCATTTCCAGAGCTGTATAAACAATCCCCAATGAGTGCAATACTTTGAGTGCCTTATTTGCTAACATTAATTGCTTTTTGGAAAGCTCTGCCCAAAAATCTGCAGGCGCTACATTCTGAAAGTCTTTTTCAAAATCACTTCCGCTATCACATGGATATCCATTTTCAAAATTTCTGTGCATACTCAGCATATTATTTCTCCTTCAATGTTCATTTCTTTTGCTTTTTTCATAATTGATTCATGAATTACCCGATATTGCTGGCTTACGACGAGAGTATCTATAACCATTGCTCTTGCTTGCAACACATCTGTGATGTTTGTAAAATAGCACTTTGATGATGCAATTTCTTTTTCGACAGCTCTATCGAGAATCAAGAAATCGTCAAACAATGGTTTGAAATCTGAATAAGCATCCCAATCAACCGTTGTTCGCATCACCTCACCTTTGTAATCAAAAATGAAAGTGAGTGGACCGACATCTTTAGCATATGCCCACTTCGTATAAGGCGCCCTGTTGCTTTCTTCAATTTTAGCAATCTGAATGTCCAAGCTATCAATTATCGTTTGCAGGTGAGGATGTTTTTGCACCATTTGTTGCATTTTATCCCGTTCTGCAATCAAGTCAGACAACACAAGAGTTGATTCCATCACCGGACTTTCACTTTCAACAAGCACAGTTTGCACGCTTTTGTCATTTTCCTTATCAGCAATTGTTGTCGGAGACCCTAAATATGATTCAAGTCTTTCTTCAGCAATTTTCTTTTCGACAGCTGTTTTAGCATTCGCTAATTTTTGTTTCCAATGCTCTATGATTTTTTCGTTTGTCATAAAATTTTGCTCTTTAAAATGTTGATTTTTTCGTTTTTGTGCTAAAGGTGAAAAAGTGATACGTTATATAAACCTGTCTTATACACACACGTATAGGTAGGTTTATGAAAAACGCACTTTTTCACCTTTAGCACGAGGCTTTGTAACTTATTTATTTTTAAAGCACTTGCAAAAGCGTTTTTTTTGCCAAAATCACGATTTGGTGAAAAACTTTCCAATGTGTAAAATCTACACGCAAATATCACAGCATTTGCAACATTTTCACCGTAAATAATTTGAAAATTAAGATGATTTTTGACCCCAATTTTACAAATTTTAGCCAAAATAAGCCCCTTTATTGTGTATATATTACACAATGGCATGAAAAAGTGAAAATCTCGTTTTAGTGAATAGGATTTTTGCATCTTTTTTTTACTCTATAATTTTGATTTCGAAGTAATTTCTTCTGCTTTTAGCTGAGATTTCAGAAGCAATATTTCCCACTTTTTCAACATTTAAGTAGAATCTATTTCTTGTATATGGAATACATTTTCGCGATTCACACCACAACAAATACTTTTCAAATAATTCTTTTCCAACAACCTTATCTTTTGGATTCTTGGTTAGTATTATTTTTTCTGAAAGGAACATAGTCAAGCCGATTGATTCAGGTATAAACGCCTTTATTGGCTTCTGTTTAATGTCTGTGTTCATCATTTAACCACCTTAAAATGCACTTGGTTGTTCAACATTATCATTATTTAATTTTATCCCTCTAAAAATTTTCATTCTGCCACTTCCTTCTGATACAGATACACCCTGAATGGTTTCTATCTTTGAATAGAATCGTTTTTTAGTGTACGGATGTGTTGCTGATGCTTTGCACCATTCGAGATATTTAGTCCAAAGGTCAGGAGCTGTTACTTTATCGAGAGCATTGTCTTGAATACAACACTCGTTGATAAATTCACCTAAGCCATCCTGCTCAGAACGATAATTTTTGACAGCATTTTGAACAATATCTGGAGGATTAAGTCCGATGCGTTGATACTCCTTCCAACCATGTAAAATCCATTGAAAAATGCCATTTTTCTCTAACTCAAAATCCTTCATCAACTCATGTTGAGGTCTGCGTTTCGATTCCGGTATTGTTACCGTGAATGGAATAAGCGATATGCGCCTCCAAATCCCTTCATCTGTGCCTTTTATGATAGGCTTATGATTGCCATAGATCCACATAGTATGAGTAGGCTGAAAAGTGAAATAATCCTTGTGTAAAAACCTCGCAGATATTGTGTCACCACCTGTTAAATTCTTGATTTTATTTTCATTCAGCGAACGATTTTCAGGCAATTCTTCAGCAACTACAAGCCGAGCTCCCGGAAGTTGAGCTATATCATTTGGAATACCTTCCTGCTGCTTCAACATCAACATCTCCGTTGGTGCTTTTTGGAAATAGTCACCAAAGACCATCTTCATGACATTGAAAAATACAGATTTACCATTTTTCCCTGCACCATGACAGAAGAACAAAATTTCTTCCAGGTGAGCGCCGCATAAAGTCAAACCCATTGCTCGCTGAACATACTCGATAAGCTCAATATTATCATCGAAAATCGTAAAAAGCGAATCTTCAAAGAGATAACAATGAGCATCCTCTTCATATTCGGCACCGGAACATCGAGTCAACATAAGCTCAGAATTATGCTCCATGAACTCATTCGTTTTCAGGTTATATATTCCATTTTGCAGATTAATCAGATAACTATCCTTATCAAATTCACTCTGAATAGCAGATATTTGAGGTTCCGCTTTTGCCAAGCGAATCATATCCATAATTTGCGAGTGGCTTTCGGATTTTACTGCGTGCTTTATCAAATCAGTACGCTTTGAAGCATCATCAAGCTTTTTGGCTTCATCATACATTTTCCGGACAGTCTTTTTAGCCATTTGCATGATATAATTCTTCTCATCATTTTTCCAATACTTACCTGTCCAAATGAACCATGATTTTGAAGTGTTATTATATTTAATCCTTCCTGCGTAAGCATCAACAAGCCTTTCAGAATTGCCGAGGTCCGTAAAAGGATAATGAGTAAACTTGGACTCTTTATCAATAAGCTTACCTGTTGTCGTAACAACCGTTTTGGTAAGTCTGGAATAAATCTTTGATTTGTCAAAACCGAATTCAGCCGCGATGGCAATAACAGAAGCAATAGTAGGTTTTTTGTTTCGGTGTTGGATTTTATAACGAGTACCTTTCTTTTCGTCCGGACTCCAAGCTTCAATAAGTCTTACAGCGGTTGCTTCATCAAAAGTATTACCGATAGCCGATACAATTTTTCCCCAATCCATATAATCGAGGCGTTTAGGAATGTAACTTAACATCTCCTCAGCAAGTTCAGCCGTGATGTCGCCATTCAAACCGCTTTTCTTATACTTTACGACCTCATAATTTTCTTTTTCTTCAGCATGATTTAAGCTTTGTAAAACTTTACTATCTAACTGATTGCCATAAACATGCATCTCGCACATGGAGTGACCATAGAAGAAACGGTCAATATTTTTACAAGACTTATCGGAGTCATATTTTTTGATAAAAGCAGTAGAAAGTTCCGCCCATTCGACGATGTCATGAATCTTTTCCGGTAGTAAGAAAACTATCCTAAATCGGTGCCATTCTTCAGTATGAGATGGAGATGTATAAATTAATAAAG
Coding sequences within it:
- a CDS encoding phage/plasmid primase, P4 family; translation: MKLHLSINTNLIDKGDPEKPGWINAEFTLEEFVSHIKRGHAYSGGVIKEGRSSKKPAAADIAYAQILSVDVDNEKKIYNKDTKSYDKYKKELADEYLPFDIAAADPFVVENALLIYTSPSHTEEWHRFRIVFLLPEKIHDIVEWAELSTAFIKKYDSDKSCKNIDRFFYGHSMCEMHVYGNQLDSKVLQSLNHAEEKENYEVVKYKKSGLNGDITAELAEEMLSYIPKRLDYMDWGKIVSAIGNTFDEATAVRLIEAWSPDEKKGTRYKIQHRNKKPTIASVIAIAAEFGFDKSKIYSRLTKTVVTTTGKLIDKESKFTHYPFTDLGNSERLVDAYAGRIKYNNTSKSWFIWTGKYWKNDEKNYIMQMAKKTVRKMYDEAKKLDDASKRTDLIKHAVKSESHSQIMDMIRLAKAEPQISAIQSEFDKDSYLINLQNGIYNLKTNEFMEHNSELMLTRCSGAEYEEDAHCYLFEDSLFTIFDDNIELIEYVQRAMGLTLCGAHLEEILFFCHGAGKNGKSVFFNVMKMVFGDYFQKAPTEMLMLKQQEGIPNDIAQLPGARLVVAEELPENRSLNENKIKNLTGGDTISARFLHKDYFTFQPTHTMWIYGNHKPIIKGTDEGIWRRISLIPFTVTIPESKRRPQHELMKDFELEKNGIFQWILHGWKEYQRIGLNPPDIVQNAVKNYRSEQDGLGEFINECCIQDNALDKVTAPDLWTKYLEWCKASATHPYTKKRFYSKIETIQGVSVSEGSGRMKIFRGIKLNNDNVEQPSAF